One part of the Ranitomeya imitator isolate aRanImi1 chromosome 10, aRanImi1.pri, whole genome shotgun sequence genome encodes these proteins:
- the LOC138651959 gene encoding interferon-induced transmembrane protein 3-like, producing the protein MEDDSKLRDPDFQESAPSKTYPTQEPPPPYAQGVAAPAYQQPYYPNQYAAVPQQPMVYQPAQHVVTVGITPPVAGATLQLTYSDYMCWSIVNIFCCCLPLGVAALIYSCKTQDAIARNDQSSARSHSSMARGLNIASMILGILIYIFVIVYMVVIQQQFYNSYKSSTSYNGY; encoded by the exons ATGGAAGATGACTCTAAACTCAGAGACCCCGACTTCCAGGAATCAGCTCCATCGAAGACATATCCAACCCAGGAACCTCCACCGCCCTACGCCCAAGGGGTCGCCGCTCCGGCCTATCAGCAGCCGTATTATCCAAATCAATATGCTGCTGTACCTCAACAGCCCATGGTCTACCAGCCGGCCCAACATGTGGTCACTGTGGGTATAACGCCTCCGGTGGCGGGAGCGACTCTTCAGCTGACATACAGCGACTACATGTGCTGGTCCATAGTGAATATATTTTGCTGCTGTCTGCCCCTCGGAGTAGCCGCCCTGATCTACTCTTGCAAG ACGCAGGACGCAATCGCGAGGAATGACCAATCCTCCGCCAGGTCGCACTCTTCTATGGCCCGGGGGCTCAACATCGCATCTATGATACTTGGCATTTTAATCTATATTTTCGTCATTGTTTACATGGTTGTCATTCAACAACAATTTTATAACAGCTACAAAAGTTCAACAAGTTATAACGGATACTGA
- the LOC138650912 gene encoding proline rich transmembrane protein 1B-like: MEDGSKLRNPKDQDAAVPLMPYPTQQPSTSYVQGVATPTHQQMYYPNQYVPGPQQPTFYQPAQYGGPMPPMVRAPLQPTPMVGASLQPTPMVGAPLQPTPMVGAPLQPTPIVGAPLQPTYHDYLYWSIVNMIFFCLPLGIAALIFSFKTQNDKARNDLNLAKSHSFTARVLNIIATILGTCCYITVIIVVVVTQQEAYRRATEYTDYYRNHRYGY; this comes from the exons ATGGAAGACGGCTCTAAACTCAGAAACCCCAAAGACCAGGACGCCGCTGTTCCTCTGATGCCGTATCCAACCCAGCAGCCTTCAACATCCTATGTCCAAGGGGTCGCCACTCCAACCCATCAGCAGATGTATTATCCAAACCAATATGTCCCTGGACCTCAGCAGCCCACGTTCTACCAGCCGGCCCAATATGGGGGTCCAATGCCTCCAATGGTCAGAGCTCCTCTTCAGCCAACTCCAATGGTGGGAGCTTCTCTTCAGCCAACTCCAATGGTGGGAGCTCCTCTTCAGCCAACTCCAATGGTGGGAGCTCCTCTTCAGCCAACTCCAATTGTGGGAGCTCCTCTTCAGCCAACATACCATGACTATCTGTACTGGTCCATAGTGAATATGATTTTCTTCTGTCTGCCCCTCGGAATAGCGGCCCTGATCTTCTCCTTCAAG ACACAGAACGATAAAGCGAGGAACGACCTAAACTTGGCAAAATCGCACTCCTTCACGGCGCGGGTGCTGAACATCATTGCCACGATTCTCGGCACTTGTTGCTACATTACTGTCATTATTGTTGTAGTCGTCACTCAACAAGAGGCTTATAGGCGAGCTACCGAATATACAGATTATTACCGCAATCACAGATATGGATACTGA